Proteins found in one Rhizomicrobium sp. genomic segment:
- a CDS encoding HWE histidine kinase domain-containing protein, producing MSIPADSIVSRGATVASLALERIVRSPASLVENLPIGIYTCDRDGLLVQYNRRAAELWGRAPALGESYWRYYDAFKAVDRDGKLVAAADSPMAHVLATGEPVRDRQLTVERQDGTKVTILANADPIFDEHGTLVGGVNCFQDISELVRIKDQMRQDRRVARHVMEALPAAIYTTDAQGRLQYYNKAAEQLWGCAPKIGEQFWCGSWKIYRPDGTALPHDQCPMAVAIKEKRSLAGPEAVVERPDGTRVPFMPYPTPIFGGDGALIGAVNMLIDLTGQKRADAQQRGLIDELNHRVKNTLATIQSLAAQTMRGTQGDGEFEGRLLALSRVHDQLTRNAWEWADLAAIADDTFLPARGSANSHVAIEGPSVQLTPRVALAMGMVLHELFCNAMKYGALSTPAGSVALRWHVAGRLLHVDWREEGGRAVAAPRKRGFGTRLLERSIAHELGGRPAIAFSAAGVHCTMEIPLPE from the coding sequence ATGTCCATTCCGGCCGACTCGATCGTGAGCAGGGGCGCGACCGTCGCCTCCCTGGCGCTCGAGCGCATCGTGCGGTCGCCGGCCTCGCTGGTCGAGAATCTCCCCATCGGCATCTACACCTGCGATCGCGACGGTCTGCTGGTCCAGTACAATCGCCGCGCCGCCGAATTGTGGGGCCGCGCGCCCGCGCTCGGCGAGTCCTACTGGCGCTATTACGATGCCTTCAAGGCGGTGGACCGCGACGGCAAGCTGGTCGCCGCCGCCGATTCGCCGATGGCGCATGTGCTGGCGACGGGCGAGCCGGTGCGCGACCGCCAACTGACCGTCGAGCGGCAGGACGGGACCAAGGTCACGATCCTCGCCAATGCCGATCCGATCTTCGACGAGCACGGCACGCTGGTGGGCGGCGTGAATTGCTTTCAGGACATCAGCGAACTCGTGCGCATCAAGGACCAGATGCGCCAGGACCGCCGGGTGGCGCGCCATGTGATGGAGGCGCTGCCCGCCGCGATCTACACCACCGACGCGCAGGGCCGGCTCCAATATTACAACAAGGCAGCGGAACAGCTTTGGGGCTGCGCGCCGAAGATCGGCGAACAGTTCTGGTGCGGCTCGTGGAAGATCTACCGGCCCGACGGCACTGCGCTGCCGCACGACCAATGCCCGATGGCCGTCGCGATCAAGGAAAAGCGCTCGCTCGCCGGGCCCGAGGCGGTGGTCGAGCGGCCGGATGGCACGCGCGTGCCCTTCATGCCCTATCCGACGCCGATCTTCGGCGGCGATGGCGCGCTGATCGGCGCCGTGAACATGCTGATCGATCTGACCGGCCAGAAGCGCGCCGACGCGCAGCAGCGCGGCCTGATCGACGAGCTCAACCACCGCGTCAAGAACACGCTGGCGACCATCCAGTCGCTCGCGGCCCAGACGATGCGCGGCACGCAGGGCGACGGCGAATTCGAGGGCCGGCTGCTGGCGCTCAGCCGCGTGCACGACCAGCTCACCCGCAATGCCTGGGAATGGGCCGACCTGGCGGCGATCGCAGACGACACCTTCCTGCCGGCGCGGGGCTCGGCGAACAGCCATGTCGCGATCGAGGGGCCGTCGGTGCAACTGACGCCGCGCGTCGCGCTCGCCATGGGCATGGTTCTGCACGAACTCTTCTGCAACGCGATGAAATACGGCGCGCTGTCGACGCCGGCCGGCTCGGTGGCGCTGCGCTGGCATGTCGCGGGACGCCTGCTGCATGTCGATTGGCGCGAGGAGGGCGGGCGCGCCGTCGCCGCGCCGCGCAAGCGCGGTTTCGGCACGCGGCTGCTGGAGCGCAGCATCGCGCATGAGCTGGGCGGCCGCCCGGCGATTGCCTTCTCCGCCGCCGGCGTACATTGCACGATGGAAATTCCGCTGCCGGAATAG